The following proteins are encoded in a genomic region of Hymenobacter siberiensis:
- the dusB gene encoding tRNA dihydrouridine synthase DusB: MVNIGNIQLPDFPLLLAPMEDVSDPPFRAVCKANGADLMYTEFISSEGLIRAAAKSRKKLDIFDYERPIGIQLFGSDVETMGECAAISTEAGPDLIDINYGCPVKQVACRGAGAALLQDIPKMVAMTAAVIRHTHLPVTVKTRLGWDEGTKNVEEVAERLQDIGIAALTVHGRTRAQLYKGDADWRLIASIKNNPRIKIPIFGNGDITSPEKAVEYKNRYGVDGVMIGRASIGYPWIFREVKHYVATGQLLAPPTLEERVAACQMHFDRSIEWKGPKVGIFEMRRHYAHYFRGLEGAKAWRTSLVNAETPADVLEILQEIASSDAVLVG; this comes from the coding sequence GTGGTCAACATAGGCAACATCCAGCTTCCCGATTTCCCGCTCCTGCTCGCGCCCATGGAAGACGTGAGCGACCCGCCCTTCCGCGCCGTGTGCAAGGCCAACGGAGCCGACCTCATGTACACCGAATTCATCTCCTCGGAAGGCCTGATTCGGGCGGCGGCCAAGAGCCGCAAGAAGCTGGATATCTTTGATTATGAGCGGCCCATCGGCATCCAGCTCTTCGGCTCCGATGTGGAGACGATGGGCGAGTGCGCGGCCATCAGCACCGAGGCCGGGCCCGATTTGATTGACATCAACTACGGCTGCCCGGTGAAGCAGGTGGCCTGCCGGGGCGCGGGCGCGGCCCTGCTCCAGGACATTCCCAAGATGGTGGCCATGACGGCCGCCGTAATCCGCCACACTCACCTGCCCGTGACCGTGAAAACCCGCCTGGGCTGGGACGAAGGCACCAAAAACGTGGAGGAAGTGGCCGAGCGCCTGCAGGACATCGGCATTGCTGCCCTCACCGTGCACGGCCGCACCCGCGCCCAGCTCTACAAGGGCGATGCCGACTGGCGCCTCATCGCCAGCATCAAAAATAACCCGCGCATCAAAATCCCCATTTTCGGCAACGGCGACATTACCTCGCCCGAAAAAGCCGTGGAGTATAAAAACCGCTACGGCGTGGATGGCGTGATGATTGGCCGGGCCAGCATCGGCTATCCGTGGATTTTCCGGGAGGTGAAGCACTACGTGGCCACCGGCCAGCTGCTGGCCCCGCCCACGCTCGAAGAGCGCGTGGCCGCCTGCCAGATGCACTTCGACCGCAGCATCGAGTGGAAGGGGCCGAAGGTGGGCATCTTCGAGATGCGCCGCCACTACGCCCACTATTTCCGGGGCCTGGAAGGCGCGAAAGCCTGGCGTACCAGCCTGGTGAATGCCGAAACCCCCGCCGATGTGCTGGAGATTTTGCAGGAAATAGCCAGCAGCGACGCCGTGCTGGTGGGGTAA
- a CDS encoding Glu/Leu/Phe/Val family dehydrogenase, with protein MTAHTVYKEPAPIMDRENPLESMMSRFNIAAEILGLDDETYNVLKAPDKQVIVNLPVTMDNGKLRVFEGYRVIHNTILGPSKGGIRYDKHVHLDEVKALAAWMTWKCAVVDIPYGGAKGGIICDPTTMSVGELERLTRAYTLALKDVFGPDRDIPAPDMGTGPREMAWLMDEFSKTVGATSPAVVTGKPLVMGGSLGRTEATGRGVMVSALAALAKLGLEPTEVSAAVQGFGNVGSWAAKLLSEKGVKIKAVSDVSGAYWNADGINIDEAIAYKNVHAGRLDGYAGATLMENADDLLTADVDVLVPAAVEDVITEHNARDIKAKLIVEGANGPTSASADPIINEKGILVVPDILANSGGVTVSYFEWVQNRQGFKWTEEMVTERADRIMSDAFEKVYQTSVKYKIPMRIAAYVVSIDKVAQTYKFRGGF; from the coding sequence ATGACAGCCCACACTGTGTACAAGGAGCCGGCTCCGATAATGGACCGCGAAAACCCGCTCGAATCTATGATGTCGCGTTTCAACATCGCGGCCGAAATCCTCGGCCTCGACGACGAAACCTACAACGTTCTCAAAGCGCCCGATAAGCAAGTCATCGTGAACCTGCCCGTGACGATGGACAATGGCAAATTGCGCGTATTCGAAGGCTACCGCGTGATTCACAACACCATCCTCGGCCCCAGCAAGGGCGGCATTCGCTATGATAAGCATGTGCACCTCGACGAGGTGAAGGCCCTCGCAGCCTGGATGACCTGGAAGTGCGCCGTGGTGGACATTCCCTACGGCGGTGCCAAAGGCGGCATTATTTGCGACCCCACCACCATGAGCGTCGGCGAGCTGGAGCGCCTCACCCGCGCCTACACGTTGGCCCTGAAAGACGTTTTCGGCCCCGACCGCGATATTCCGGCCCCCGACATGGGCACCGGCCCGCGCGAAATGGCCTGGCTGATGGACGAATTCTCGAAAACGGTAGGCGCGACCTCGCCCGCCGTAGTAACCGGCAAGCCGCTGGTAATGGGCGGCTCGCTGGGCCGCACCGAGGCCACCGGCCGTGGCGTAATGGTATCCGCGCTGGCCGCCCTGGCCAAGCTGGGCCTGGAGCCCACCGAAGTATCGGCCGCCGTGCAGGGCTTCGGCAACGTAGGCTCGTGGGCCGCCAAGCTGCTGAGCGAGAAAGGGGTAAAGATTAAGGCCGTGAGCGACGTATCGGGCGCTTACTGGAACGCTGATGGCATCAATATCGACGAAGCCATTGCCTACAAAAACGTGCACGCGGGCCGCCTCGACGGCTACGCCGGTGCCACGCTGATGGAAAATGCCGACGACCTGCTGACCGCCGATGTGGACGTGCTGGTGCCCGCCGCCGTGGAGGACGTTATCACCGAGCACAACGCCCGCGACATCAAGGCCAAGCTCATCGTGGAAGGTGCTAACGGCCCCACCTCGGCCTCAGCCGACCCCATTATCAACGAAAAGGGCATCCTCGTGGTGCCGGATATTCTGGCCAACTCGGGCGGCGTCACGGTGTCGTACTTCGAGTGGGTGCAGAACCGCCAGGGCTTCAAGTGGACCGAGGAAATGGTGACCGAGCGCGCCGACCGCATCATGTCCGACGCTTTCGAGAAGGTGTACCAGACCAGTGTGAAATATAAAATCCCGATGCGCATCGCGGCCTACGTCGTGAGCATCGACAAAGTGGCCCAGACCTACAAGTTCCGCGGCGGCTTCTAA
- a CDS encoding transposase: MVPAAFLTFRLHGTIPAATGCELAAELRLAREAGTDHQRAQKQFFARFDAVLDRAPIGAGYFENEKMAEVLAGEIMMLEETGFTVHGFAILPNHAHIVLHLPASSNLSFAKAIDLLHLRTGTACRRLVRPKLPPEAQFWQVGWFNYEVQGEAELTRVLAYVRGNARQAGLPARFQEWPYVSEGKEK, from the coding sequence TTGGTTCCAGCCGCCTTCCTCACCTTTCGCCTGCACGGCACCATTCCCGCCGCCACCGGCTGCGAGCTGGCCGCCGAATTGCGCCTGGCCCGGGAAGCCGGCACCGACCACCAGCGCGCCCAGAAGCAGTTCTTTGCCCGATTTGATGCCGTGCTGGACCGGGCACCCATCGGGGCGGGGTATTTCGAAAACGAGAAGATGGCCGAGGTGCTGGCCGGCGAAATCATGATGCTGGAAGAAACCGGCTTCACCGTCCACGGCTTCGCCATTCTGCCCAACCACGCGCACATCGTGCTGCATTTACCGGCCAGCAGCAACCTGTCTTTCGCCAAAGCAATTGACCTGCTCCACCTGCGCACGGGCACCGCCTGCCGCCGCCTGGTGCGCCCCAAGCTCCCGCCCGAAGCCCAGTTCTGGCAGGTGGGCTGGTTCAATTACGAGGTGCAGGGCGAAGCCGAGCTGACGCGGGTGCTGGCCTACGTGCGCGGCAACGCCCGGCAGGCCGGGTTGCCAGCGCGGTTTCAGGAGTGGCCGTATGTGAGTGAAGGAAAGGAGAAATAA
- a CDS encoding lipocalin family protein yields MKVLRFVLIWLLATACAAPRPTTRFNPTATRAELPHEEAVHPKNSLEWWYLTGHLRDQATGEEFGVEYVFFHFNLKDGRQDWQMVNVALTDPQGQKFHFDYKLGKLPVLLTDSLPLRLREHQRGETWKFDGQEGAYHLQAALTGKANAGYALDLTTKPTRDVVLHSGTGYENYGNGIMAGYYSFPRLATTGTLTVAGKTRQVTGELWYDRQWNCTSIVDKNVGWDWLSIQLDQPQEEFMLNTLRNSATGKNLNNGTFSAATGPSVHLSGSDFQLTPLTYWTSPKSKKKYPATWRVQVPAQGYDLTVEPLVPQQELALRFFHAFTMYYWEGMCRVTGTHNGQPVTGKAYVEITNR; encoded by the coding sequence ATGAAAGTTTTGCGTTTTGTCCTTATCTGGCTGTTGGCTACTGCCTGCGCCGCGCCCCGCCCCACTACTCGCTTCAACCCCACTGCTACCCGTGCCGAGCTGCCCCACGAGGAGGCCGTGCACCCCAAAAACTCGCTGGAATGGTGGTATCTCACCGGCCACCTGCGCGACCAGGCCACCGGCGAAGAGTTCGGCGTAGAGTACGTTTTCTTCCACTTCAACCTGAAAGACGGCCGGCAGGACTGGCAGATGGTGAACGTGGCCCTGACCGACCCGCAAGGCCAGAAATTCCACTTCGACTACAAGCTGGGCAAGCTGCCCGTGCTACTCACCGACTCGCTGCCGCTGCGGCTGCGCGAGCACCAGCGCGGCGAAACCTGGAAATTTGACGGGCAGGAGGGAGCCTATCACCTGCAGGCCGCCCTCACCGGCAAGGCCAATGCTGGCTACGCCCTCGACCTCACCACCAAACCCACGCGCGATGTGGTGCTGCACAGCGGCACCGGCTACGAAAACTACGGCAACGGCATCATGGCCGGCTACTATTCCTTCCCGCGCCTGGCCACCACCGGCACCCTCACCGTGGCCGGTAAAACCCGCCAGGTAACCGGCGAACTGTGGTATGACCGGCAGTGGAACTGCACCAGCATCGTGGACAAAAACGTGGGCTGGGACTGGCTCAGCATTCAGCTCGACCAGCCCCAGGAGGAGTTCATGCTGAACACCCTGCGCAACTCTGCCACTGGCAAAAACCTCAACAACGGCACCTTTAGCGCCGCTACCGGCCCCAGCGTGCACCTCTCCGGCTCCGATTTTCAGCTCACGCCCCTCACGTACTGGACCAGCCCGAAATCGAAAAAGAAGTACCCCGCCACTTGGCGCGTGCAGGTGCCCGCTCAGGGCTACGACCTCACCGTGGAGCCGCTGGTGCCCCAGCAGGAGCTGGCGCTGCGGTTTTTTCACGCCTTCACCATGTATTACTGGGAGGGCATGTGCCGTGTAACCGGTACCCACAACGGCCAGCCCGTAACGGGCAAGGCGTACGTGGAAATCACCAATCGGTAA
- a CDS encoding ATP-binding protein, whose product MIPIYSQKTRIKILIAVLALLIGAATVIYTNWLVQRVSQREQQQIQLYAKALQYIINSEAETNTFVFNEIISNNTTIPVILSSDGKDITNAKNISMPAHLSPADSVTLLGSELLLMKQQHPPIIVKFGAGQVNYIFYRDSELLRQLRTYPLVQLVVIGCLAVIAYFAFSSSRRAEQNRVWVGLAKETAHQLGTPLSSLVGWQNYLRDSDRFKDEPIVEELGKDIRRLEIITERFSNIGSVPVLKDENLFQTTRNAIEYLQSRVSKKVIFKIESDLPMDTPARINVPLFDWVIENICKNAVDAMEGRGSITLHLRRVRTRRTWYRRGTPPRQVAIDITDTGKGIPKNKLESVFMPGFTTKKRGWGLGLALAKRIIENYHEGRLFVKWSEPGRGTTFRVVLNQ is encoded by the coding sequence ATGATTCCGATATACAGTCAAAAAACCCGCATCAAAATCCTGATAGCCGTGCTGGCGCTGCTCATCGGGGCGGCTACCGTCATCTATACCAATTGGCTGGTGCAGCGCGTGTCGCAGCGGGAGCAGCAGCAGATTCAGCTGTATGCCAAGGCGCTGCAATACATTATCAATTCCGAAGCTGAAACCAATACCTTTGTTTTCAACGAGATAATCAGCAACAATACGACCATTCCGGTCATTCTCAGCAGCGACGGTAAGGACATCACCAACGCCAAAAATATCAGCATGCCGGCCCACCTCTCCCCGGCCGATTCGGTGACGCTGCTCGGCAGCGAGCTGCTGCTGATGAAACAGCAGCACCCGCCCATCATCGTGAAATTTGGGGCGGGGCAGGTGAACTACATTTTTTACCGCGACTCGGAGCTGCTGCGGCAGCTGCGTACCTACCCGCTGGTGCAACTGGTGGTTATTGGCTGCCTGGCCGTCATCGCGTATTTCGCGTTCAGCTCCTCGCGCCGGGCCGAGCAAAACCGCGTGTGGGTGGGCTTGGCCAAGGAAACAGCCCACCAGCTGGGCACGCCGCTCAGCAGCCTGGTGGGCTGGCAGAACTACCTGCGCGACTCCGACCGCTTCAAAGACGAGCCCATTGTGGAAGAGCTGGGCAAGGATATCCGGCGGCTCGAAATCATTACGGAGCGCTTCTCCAACATCGGCTCGGTGCCGGTGCTCAAGGACGAAAACCTGTTCCAGACCACCCGCAACGCCATCGAATACCTGCAAAGCCGGGTGTCGAAGAAGGTCATCTTCAAGATTGAGTCGGACCTGCCGATGGACACGCCCGCCCGCATCAACGTGCCGCTGTTCGACTGGGTCATCGAAAATATCTGCAAAAACGCGGTGGATGCCATGGAAGGGCGCGGCTCCATCACGCTGCACCTGCGGCGCGTGCGTACCCGCCGCACCTGGTACCGGCGCGGCACCCCGCCCCGCCAGGTGGCCATCGACATCACCGACACCGGCAAGGGCATCCCCAAAAACAAGCTCGAAAGCGTGTTTATGCCCGGTTTCACCACCAAAAAGCGCGGCTGGGGCTTGGGCCTGGCCCTGGCCAAGCGCATCATCGAGAACTACCACGAAGGCCGGCTCTTTGTGAAATGGAGCGAGCCGGGGCGCGGCACCACGTTCCGGGTAGTGCTGAATCAGTGA
- a CDS encoding carboxypeptidase-like regulatory domain-containing protein, giving the protein MAILPSISIPQPCAQPWAAMSPTASGRHCAACATEVVDFTRMSDAEILAFMARQGGRPVCALAHSAQLAPLAPATRWRRWLLAGLALLGWQSATSCATKPPQPPPVATAAAPATDPAMAPARQVIIRGQVLDGVGGPVVPGVRVLINDTQFGTTTDEKGNFELIMARDWAPIAGGSVTLKFFGNPFDFQEKTVALDLKASPQPAALVVPMESVPNRGKVKGKIRMPEPPVAPPKG; this is encoded by the coding sequence ATGGCTATTCTCCCCAGCATCTCCATTCCGCAGCCCTGCGCCCAGCCCTGGGCTGCCATGTCGCCCACGGCCTCCGGCCGCCACTGCGCCGCCTGCGCCACCGAAGTGGTGGATTTTACCCGCATGAGCGACGCCGAAATCCTGGCCTTTATGGCTCGGCAGGGCGGGCGGCCGGTGTGCGCCCTGGCTCATTCGGCGCAGCTGGCTCCGTTGGCCCCGGCCACGCGCTGGCGGCGCTGGCTGCTGGCCGGGCTCGCGCTGCTGGGCTGGCAGTCGGCTACTTCGTGCGCCACCAAGCCGCCCCAGCCGCCGCCCGTGGCCACTGCCGCTGCCCCGGCCACCGACCCGGCCATGGCCCCGGCGCGCCAGGTTATCATTCGCGGCCAGGTGCTGGACGGCGTTGGCGGCCCCGTCGTGCCCGGCGTGCGCGTGCTGATAAACGACACGCAGTTCGGCACTACCACCGACGAGAAAGGCAACTTCGAACTGATAATGGCCCGCGACTGGGCCCCCATTGCCGGGGGCAGCGTGACGCTGAAGTTTTTTGGAAACCCGTTCGACTTTCAGGAAAAAACCGTGGCGTTGGACCTGAAGGCTTCGCCCCAGCCCGCCGCGCTGGTCGTGCCCATGGAGTCGGTGCCCAACCGGGGAAAGGTGAAGGGCAAAATCCGCATGCCCGAGCCGCCCGTGGCCCCGCCGAAGGGGTAA
- a CDS encoding phosphatidate cytidylyltransferase, whose protein sequence is MPDSTLPNTSITPEKTGPSNLRLRVIYGLIGAAMLLGSVWFSPWTFGLFFAAVQAVMLWEFYRMMRAGGSKPIVWMGLLMGLLIYVYIYGLGAVNDYFNLPSGGYTIYPPLGEESPFDRNTFLLSTLPKIYTGISVAALAAMVGLVLYEILRWPNGGKPFDNISATYGGLFYVGLPMSFLSQIAFSSGHYDYRRIFALLFLIWASDIGAYAAGKTFGKHKMAPQISPGKTWEGWAGGFVLTLVVGWALGFMLPDMPLTHRLVAAGVVAVFAPLGDLAESMLKRSVGVKDSGSILPGHGGLLDRFDAFLLVLPVLALLQLLAGL, encoded by the coding sequence TTGCCTGACTCTACGCTTCCGAATACCTCCATTACCCCCGAAAAAACCGGTCCCAGCAACCTGCGCCTGCGCGTTATCTACGGCCTCATCGGGGCGGCCATGCTGCTGGGCAGTGTCTGGTTCAGCCCCTGGACGTTCGGGCTGTTCTTCGCCGCCGTGCAGGCCGTAATGCTGTGGGAGTTCTATCGCATGATGCGGGCGGGCGGCAGTAAACCCATTGTATGGATGGGCCTGCTAATGGGGTTGCTGATTTATGTGTACATCTACGGGCTAGGCGCTGTTAATGATTATTTCAACTTGCCGAGTGGAGGCTATACCATTTACCCACCGTTAGGAGAAGAAAGCCCTTTTGATAGAAATACTTTTTTGCTATCAACACTCCCAAAAATTTATACTGGAATTAGTGTAGCCGCATTGGCCGCAATGGTAGGGCTTGTTTTGTATGAGATTTTAAGGTGGCCGAATGGGGGTAAACCTTTTGATAATATTTCTGCCACTTATGGCGGACTATTTTATGTGGGCCTGCCGATGAGCTTTTTGAGCCAGATAGCCTTTTCAAGTGGCCACTACGACTACCGCCGCATCTTCGCCCTGCTTTTCCTCATCTGGGCTTCCGACATCGGCGCGTATGCCGCCGGCAAAACGTTCGGCAAGCACAAAATGGCCCCCCAAATCTCACCCGGCAAAACCTGGGAAGGCTGGGCCGGCGGCTTCGTGCTCACGTTGGTGGTGGGCTGGGCGTTGGGTTTTATGCTGCCCGATATGCCGCTTACGCATCGCCTCGTGGCGGCCGGCGTGGTGGCGGTATTCGCGCCGCTGGGCGACTTGGCCGAGTCCATGCTCAAGCGCAGCGTGGGGGTGAAGGACTCGGGCAGCATCCTGCCCGGCCACGGCGGGTTGTTGGATAGGTTCGATGCGTTTCTGCTGGTGCTGCCGGTGCTGGCGCTGCTGCAGCTGCTGGCGGGGTTGTAG
- a CDS encoding CPBP family intramembrane glutamic endopeptidase, whose product MKGFLPRTLHPGLQILVLLAMLVAGGCVGYAIIFAWAQWGFGMSVLEIQQVAQAPAASPQGWSLLMMMQGVLLFVAGTGGALGLASALGYGWAEYFSPRRLGAAGWLLVVAGLIIVTLPFMSTIIAWNAGAHFPAALHDFEVWARASEDKAAVLTKFLTNFNSPARFWVGVLVIGLVPAVAEELVFRGVIQKNLVRWFSPHVGVWLGAAIFSAIHMQFFGFVPRFVLGLVLGYLYLWSGNILVSMAAHFTQNAFQLVLLYLAQRGQFGWGFDPDSSDALPWALAIPSVLLSAGLLYVLHRHFTAPAAPTAMLTLSSEGVAVRGGDA is encoded by the coding sequence ATGAAAGGTTTCCTGCCCCGCACGCTGCACCCCGGCCTACAGATACTGGTGCTACTGGCCATGCTGGTGGCGGGGGGCTGCGTGGGCTACGCCATCATCTTCGCCTGGGCGCAGTGGGGCTTCGGGATGTCGGTGCTTGAAATCCAGCAGGTGGCGCAGGCCCCGGCAGCCTCCCCGCAGGGTTGGAGCCTGCTGATGATGATGCAGGGCGTGCTGCTGTTTGTGGCTGGCACGGGCGGGGCGCTGGGGCTGGCCTCGGCGCTGGGCTACGGCTGGGCCGAGTATTTCAGCCCGCGCCGGCTGGGGGCGGCGGGATGGCTGCTGGTGGTGGCGGGGCTCATTATCGTCACGCTGCCGTTCATGTCCACCATCATTGCCTGGAACGCGGGCGCGCATTTCCCGGCCGCACTGCACGATTTTGAGGTGTGGGCGCGGGCCAGTGAGGACAAAGCCGCCGTGCTCACCAAGTTCCTGACGAATTTCAACTCGCCCGCGCGGTTCTGGGTGGGGGTGCTGGTGATTGGGCTGGTGCCGGCTGTGGCCGAGGAGCTGGTGTTTCGGGGTGTGATTCAGAAAAACCTGGTGCGCTGGTTTTCGCCGCATGTGGGCGTGTGGCTGGGGGCGGCCATTTTTTCGGCTATTCACATGCAGTTTTTTGGGTTTGTGCCGCGCTTCGTGCTGGGGCTGGTGCTGGGGTACTTGTACCTCTGGAGCGGCAATATCCTGGTGAGCATGGCCGCGCACTTCACCCAAAATGCCTTCCAGCTCGTCCTGCTTTACCTGGCCCAGCGTGGCCAGTTCGGCTGGGGCTTCGACCCCGATTCTTCCGATGCCCTGCCCTGGGCGCTAGCCATTCCGTCGGTGCTGCTCTCGGCTGGGCTGCTCTATGTCCTACACCGGCACTTTACGGCCCCGGCTGCGCCCACCGCCATGCTCACCCTCAGCAGCGAGGGCGTGGCCGTGCGCGGTGGCGACGCATAA
- a CDS encoding carboxypeptidase-like regulatory domain-containing protein, with protein sequence MRPTTALHIPQPCPESWAAMLPTATGRHCTACAKTVVDFTLKTDAEILAYLAGAANGRTCGRFAAGQLERPLQRAAPAAPTARWRAWLAAAVALWAVRESSGMVAHAQTPSEWRARYWGGPVPAASPAGKKGAALPATAAPVSGPLTMGEPASISSVPTYSEYLAPAPVILRGIVTDFPSKEGVPGATIYLKGTTIGASTNYNGAFELTVPPELTHTANVTIIVSFVGYLTQQRLLPASAAGAPQNFCLQADVKGMLGEVILLPRPMPPAPWHPRRFYYWGKYWLTRPFRRN encoded by the coding sequence GTGCGCCCCACCACTGCCCTCCACATTCCGCAGCCCTGCCCCGAAAGCTGGGCCGCCATGTTGCCCACTGCCACCGGCCGCCACTGCACCGCCTGCGCCAAAACCGTGGTCGACTTCACCCTGAAAACCGATGCCGAAATCCTGGCCTACCTGGCCGGGGCTGCGAATGGCCGCACCTGCGGCCGTTTCGCGGCGGGGCAGCTTGAGCGGCCGTTGCAGCGCGCTGCCCCGGCTGCCCCAACGGCGCGGTGGCGGGCCTGGCTGGCGGCGGCCGTGGCGCTGTGGGCAGTGCGCGAAAGCAGCGGTATGGTGGCCCACGCGCAAACTCCCAGCGAATGGCGCGCCCGCTACTGGGGTGGCCCGGTGCCGGCTGCTTCGCCGGCCGGGAAAAAAGGAGCTGCTTTGCCAGCTACTGCTGCCCCAGTGTCCGGGCCGCTTACCATGGGCGAGCCCGCGAGCATAAGTTCCGTTCCGACGTACTCTGAATATTTGGCGCCCGCGCCCGTAATACTCCGGGGCATTGTCACTGATTTTCCCAGTAAAGAGGGCGTGCCGGGGGCCACCATCTACCTCAAAGGCACCACCATCGGGGCCAGCACCAACTATAATGGTGCGTTTGAGCTAACGGTGCCGCCGGAGCTGACGCACACGGCTAACGTGACGATTATCGTGTCATTCGTGGGCTACCTGACGCAGCAGCGCCTGCTGCCAGCGAGCGCCGCGGGCGCGCCGCAAAACTTCTGCCTGCAGGCCGATGTGAAAGGCATGCTGGGCGAGGTCATTCTTCTTCCCCGGCCCATGCCGCCCGCGCCCTGGCACCCGCGCCGCTTCTATTACTGGGGCAAATACTGGCTCACCCGGCCCTTCCGCCGCAACTGA
- a CDS encoding amino acid permease encodes MSSEKSLFRRKSIAAILQNPPADHEGHAGPGGLERHLTVRDLTALGIAAIIGAGIFSTIGKASLDGGPAVSLLFVFTAIACAFSALCYAQFAATIPVSGSAYTYAYASFGELAAWIIGWALIMEYAVGNIVVAISWSDYFTGLMEGIGLHIPLWLTMGTQTGHAGYEAVQVLVQSGKSLAEATAAVSPAQLDGYKAWMQAPALTDGLHLVIDLPAFTITVAITALVYIGIKESKNVSNLLVLLKLIIVFVVIAVGAFYVQPANWHPFAPNGVGGVLKGVSAVFFAYIGFDAISTTAEECKNPQRDLPKAMMYALIICTVLYVIITIVLTGMVSYKELGVGDPLSFVFAKVGLPRLSGLVAVSAVFAMASVLLVFQLGQPRIWLTMSRDGLLPSVFSRIHPRFHTPSFATIVTGFFVAVPALILNMDLVVDLTSIGTLFAFALVCGGILIIDPYGKSEARFKVPYINGKWLVPLILALGAYLVFRFNATGNHEFWLDATGQHGWLQIDASSGKVTGGFAHQIPALVFLLFCVSMSVLSFRKRLSLLPTLGLLINLYLMTELGISNWTLFFVWLLIGLAVYFGYGYKNSKLGKVAVAPVAQ; translated from the coding sequence ATGAGCTCTGAAAAATCATTGTTTCGCCGCAAATCCATCGCGGCCATTCTACAAAATCCCCCGGCCGACCACGAGGGCCACGCCGGCCCCGGCGGCCTGGAGCGCCACCTCACCGTGCGCGACCTCACGGCGCTGGGCATCGCGGCCATCATCGGGGCCGGCATCTTCAGCACCATCGGCAAGGCCAGCCTCGATGGCGGCCCGGCGGTGTCGCTGCTGTTCGTGTTCACGGCCATTGCCTGCGCGTTTTCGGCGCTGTGCTACGCGCAGTTCGCGGCCACTATTCCGGTCAGTGGCTCGGCCTATACCTACGCTTACGCTTCGTTTGGCGAGCTGGCAGCCTGGATTATTGGCTGGGCGCTGATAATGGAATACGCGGTGGGCAACATCGTGGTGGCTATTTCGTGGTCCGATTATTTCACCGGCCTGATGGAAGGCATCGGGCTGCACATTCCGCTCTGGCTCACGATGGGCACCCAGACAGGCCACGCGGGCTACGAGGCCGTGCAAGTGTTGGTACAAAGCGGCAAGTCGCTGGCCGAGGCTACGGCGGCCGTGTCGCCGGCCCAGCTCGACGGCTACAAGGCCTGGATGCAGGCCCCGGCCCTCACCGACGGCCTGCATCTGGTTATCGACCTGCCCGCTTTCACCATCACCGTGGCCATTACGGCGCTGGTGTACATCGGCATCAAGGAGAGCAAGAACGTTTCCAACCTGCTGGTGCTATTGAAGTTAATAATTGTGTTTGTCGTGATTGCGGTGGGCGCGTTCTACGTGCAGCCGGCCAACTGGCACCCCTTCGCCCCCAACGGCGTTGGCGGCGTGCTAAAGGGCGTATCGGCGGTGTTCTTCGCCTACATCGGCTTCGATGCCATCTCGACCACGGCCGAGGAGTGCAAGAACCCGCAGCGCGACCTGCCCAAGGCCATGATGTATGCCCTCATCATCTGCACGGTGCTGTATGTCATTATCACCATAGTACTTACGGGCATGGTGTCGTATAAGGAGCTGGGCGTGGGCGACCCGCTTTCCTTCGTATTTGCCAAAGTGGGCTTGCCGCGCCTGTCGGGGCTGGTGGCGGTGAGCGCGGTATTTGCCATGGCCTCGGTGCTGCTGGTGTTTCAGCTGGGCCAGCCGCGTATCTGGCTCACCATGAGCCGCGATGGATTGCTGCCGTCGGTATTTTCGCGCATTCACCCGCGCTTTCACACGCCGTCGTTCGCTACCATCGTCACGGGCTTTTTCGTGGCGGTGCCGGCGCTCATTCTGAATATGGATTTGGTGGTCGACCTCACCAGCATCGGCACGCTGTTCGCGTTTGCGCTCGTGTGCGGCGGCATTCTCATCATCGACCCCTATGGCAAGTCGGAGGCCCGTTTCAAGGTGCCCTACATCAACGGGAAATGGCTGGTGCCGCTCATTCTGGCGCTGGGCGCATACCTGGTGTTCCGCTTCAATGCCACCGGCAACCACGAGTTCTGGCTTGATGCCACCGGGCAGCACGGCTGGCTGCAAATCGATGCGAGCAGCGGCAAAGTGACGGGCGGCTTCGCCCACCAGATTCCGGCGCTGGTGTTCCTGCTGTTTTGCGTGAGCATGAGCGTACTCTCGTTCCGCAAGCGGCTCTCGCTGCTGCCCACCCTGGGCCTGCTCATCAACCTGTATCTGATGACGGAGCTGGGCATCAGCAACTGGACGCTGTTTTTTGTGTGGCTGCTGATTGGGCTGGCCGTGTATTTCGGGTACGGATACAAGAATTCGAAGCTGGGAAAGGTAGCCGTAGCACCCGTAGCGCAGTAA